The following DNA comes from SAR324 cluster bacterium.
ACTGATGAACTTCACATCTGGATTCTGGAAGGCAGAATTTGAGCCCGTAACAAAATCATGCAGTCTAGTACCTACACAGAGAACAACATCAGCTTCTTCTGCAATACGTCCAGCACCCGGGGTTCCAAGGTGTCCAGTACCTCCCAAAAGTAGTTCAGAATCAGATTGTATCGCCCCACGTCCCGCATGTGTTTCACCAACTGGAATTCCAAATTTTTCCGCCAATGAAGCCAATTCATTCCATGCCTCTGAATAGTGAATACCACCACCAGCGATGATGTAGGGTTTTTTGGCGCACTTGAGCAATTCAGTAGCTTCCACGATTCGCGCAGGATTCGGAAAGCTTCGTTCAATTCGCCAAATCCGTTTCTCAAAGAAGCGAGTTGGATAGTCGTAGGCATAGCCTTGGATATCTTGTGGTAATGAGATCGTTACCGCACCGGTCTCAGCGGGATTGGTCATGATGCGCATGGCTTCTGGAAGCGAGATTAGGATTTGCTCAGGGCGAGTGATTCGATCAAAAAAACGGCTGACGACTCTAAATGTGTCTGTAACAGACATGTCCTCGGAGCTGAGATGATCAATATCCTGAAGAACAGTCCCACCATAACGAGAAGCGTAGTAGTCTGAGGGAAGCAAAAGTACTGGGATACGACAGATGGTAGCTGTCGCCGCTCCAGTGATCATGTTGGTTGCTCCGGGACCAATTGAGGTGGTACAAGCCATCGTGGCTTTGCGTCTCTTCGCTCTTGTAAAGCCGGTCGACGCATGAACCATAGACTGCTCATTACACGGTTTGTGATAGGGCAATTCCTGACCATACTCAACGAGTGCCTGGCTCAGCCCGGAAACATTGCCGTGTCCAAAGATTCCCCAGATTCCCTGAATAAAACGCTGCTCCACCCCATCATATTCTGAGTATTGTGCCTGCAAGTATTTCACAATGGCTTGTGAAAGAGTCAGCCGTTCTTTCCGTTCAGAGGGGTAAAAGTTCATGCTTCATTCTCCTGATTGAAATAACCTAAATCTAATGTCTAAATTACTACGAAAGAGTTTATTTCCCATGTGGTGCCTGAAAGTAAAGTTTTGACCTACAAAGTCAATTTTCTAGCGCCTTCATCATAGCCAGCAAGGCTCCCCAAGAGTAAAAGCCATCCGTATCAGGCTGATCAAGTACCTCGCCAGTTTCAGCGTTAAAATTTTCTCCACAAAGTCGCTGCTCCCAATTCATTTTGAAGAGCCTCCAACTTTGTTCTGCTAACTGTGCAGCCTCATTGAAAAAACCTTTACGCTTAAGTCCTTGCCAGACCCAAAAGTTGAGAGGAGCCCATATTCTACCACGCCAGTAGACGTTGTCCGAATACGCTGGATCGTCCCTTGTCACGGAGGGCAGACCGAACTCCCCACCAAATTTTGAAGGATTATTTAAATAGCCATGAACTATCCTTTGGGCCTGATCCATGGAACCAATACCTACGGCCATTGGAAAGAAAGAGGTGGGTGCGAGGGTGCTAACAAAGTCGCCGTTGATCATGCGGTTTGCGAAAACTCCTCGGCTTTCATCCCAGAGCCACTCTGCGATTCTTTGCTTGTGAGTAACTGTGCGCTCCCTCAATTGCTCAGCAACATCTAATTCACCAAGTTCGTTAAAGATTCCTTCCAGCAATTCACCATCCAGTGCGGCCATAGAATTGACACCAACGTCTGCAGCTAACAACAGTCCGCTCACTTCATCAAAGGGGACAGGATCGTGGAGAGGCGAGTTGTCCATCGTGGATTCATCCTTTGCAGCGAGCTTGGTCCCTTTATACAAACCATCACCTGCCTCCAGGCTTGTACCAAAGCAGAGCAAGCCGGTGTCTCCCAGTTGTCTTTTGGACCACCACCAGTCCAAGTTCCGCAGAAGACCCGTAGCATACCTCTCGAGGATGTCTTTGCGCCCTGTTTTTTCATAGAGTGACCAGACCACGAAGGCAGCAATTGGGGGTTGGGTACGATCCAGCCAAGCGTCGTTCCCTGTAACTAGGCAGGGAAAGTTTCCGGCCTCTGTCTGATGAGCGAAGACGGCATCCACATTTTCTAAAGAGCGTTCAACATCAAAAAATCCCCACATCCAAGCATTGTAAAGAATGTCATTGAGCCAGACACCAAATCCGCCAAATTTCTTCTTGTTCCAAAACCGGCTCAAAGCCGTATAGGGTCTCTGGTTGACTGCATCCCAAACATGATTCCAGGCAATGACATCATGTACCGCCTCCCAGGCTTGCTCCCTCGGTTCAGTTTCAGGCTTTGGAAATTCCTGAGGTACTAGCTTCATTGGATCATTTCCAATAGACCCACGTATGGTCATGGTGGGAGTTTCTTCGAGATTGAAGCGTAAGGCTAGGAAGGAACCACTCTCGGCCCTAGATGCCAGGTAGAAATAGCCGAATTCTTCATATTCCTGGTTGAGCCCCCCGAGATCAGGATGCTGTGTCACTAACAAAGGTTTTTTTTCAGAAGTTAATGAAAAGCTCCGATCAGTTGCTGCTCCAGATATCTGACCTGTTTGCCGATCATAAACAAAATTCAAATCCCTAGTCCCAGTCAGGCATAGATTTACCCAAAATCGCAAACCCCACTCACCATATTGAAGTACCTGCCACTGGATTATGCAATCACCATCTCGTAATTCGTAATGCCACTGCAGGATAGTTCCGGCAACTTCCGTGGTGAACTGAATCAATTCATCTCCAATAGGACGGCGACTAAAAGTAACCTCAGGCCCTGGATTCAAAAGAGAAATTCGTTCTTTTGAGGCAGCATAAAGAACAGGAGTGATTTGCAGACCAGTGGCGAGGTTGATCAATTCTGCAGGGCGTTCTGAGTTCCAGGTCCACCATCGATTGGGGGTCATAATTCACCTCGGGCTGAGAGAATTTCAGCAACTGTTGCGATTTCAATTTGCTGGGAATAGCGGGGAAAGAGGAATTCGAAGCAGGCGTTGTGTGAATTGAGATCCGAACTGGTTACTGCGTCTTTTGCGATGATGGTGCGAAAACCAAGATCTACAGCCGTCAAAACTGTCGTGAGGACACAAACATCTTTTTCGATTCCACTAAAAACCAATGCAGAGGGCTTGGCACTTTCAATATTTGATCTGAATGAAACCGAAGCAAAGGCATCGTAAGTTGTCTTATCGAAGGTGTTTTCAGAATTGGCAAATTTCTGAAGAGTTGGGTGCAGTGCAAGCAATTCCTCTCCAGCTTCTTCTTTGGTCACCTGATGCCAAAATTCATAGTAAGTCTGCCATCGGCCACTGGCTTCCATTGCTGTACTTGGGGTAATGAACCTAGTAAAAAAGGTTGGGAGATTTCGAGCATGAACTAGTTGATCAATCATAGGTAGGAGATCCCGCCCGGCTTCAGCAAACCAGGGGCCTGGTTCCAGGAAAATCCGCTGCATGTCTATGCAGATGTGTAACGCTTGATCATCCAGTAATCCGAAGACCAGCGGGTGAGTTTCAGGCATCTGGAAAAACTAAGGTGTCTTCTGGTCGAAATCTGAGATGAACTTGGGTATTTGGTGAAATGAGCTCCCCCGAAAGATTTTGCACAAAGACTCTGACAACTTGATCTCCACATTGGACTAGGTAGTTCAGACTCGTCCCATTAAAGATATGCTCGTTGACTTGACCAGCTATATGATTGCTGCTGGAAGGGGGTATATCTTGTTCTTTATGGATTGAAATTTTTTCAGGACGGATGGAGCAGATTACTTGAGGGGAAGCGGGTTTGCTACGAGTTTGAACAGTCCCACCAACATTTAAATTTACTCTTGAACCATCAGCTTGCCCCTTCAATAAGTTGGCTTCGCCCAGGAAACGAGCTACAAAGACGCTCTGGGGATTTTCATAGATGTCTACTGGGCTGCCATGCTGCACAAGCTGACCTTCGTTAAGAATTCCAATTTGATCAGACATGGTTAATGCTTCTTCTTGATCGTGGGTAACAAAAATCGTGGTGATTCTTACATCACGCTGAATGCGTTTCAACTCAATCTCCATTTCCAACCGCAGATTCCGGTCTAGTGCGCTCAAGGGTTCGTCAAGCAGCAGCACACGAGGTTTTGTTACGATTGCCCGAGCCAGTGCAACTCGTTGCCGCTGCCCTCCGGATAGTTGATCGGGTCTACGGTTATCAAATCCCGACAGCCGCACCAGTTCCAGCGCCTCACCAACAAGAAGTCTCATTTCTGATGTAGAAATCCCTCGTACCCGCAGTCCAAATCCCACATTAGCCTGAACATCCATGTTTGGAAAAAGCGCATAATTCTGGAAGACCATGCCAATGTCTCGCCTTTCCACAGGGATGTGATCCACAACCTTCCCATCGATCTGAATTGAGCCTCGATCAGGACTCTCAAAGCCTGCAATCATCCGTAACAACGTGGTTTTGCCACTTCCAGAGGGGCCCAATAGCGCAAAGAATTTTCCATCCTCAAAATCATATGAGACTCTATCCAGCGCAACCGTAATACCGAAATTTTTGCTAAGGTTCTGAACATTTACACTGGCCATCAGTCCCGCCCCCCAAAGCGATACAATCGAGAGACCCCAACAAGCAATAGCATCGAAAGGAGTATGACGAGTGTGGAAATGGCATTGATCTCTGGCGTAAAACCTTTGCGAATTGCAGTGTAAATTTCCACGGGCAGTGTCGTGACTCCAGGTGCGGCCAGAAAGTAAGAAATGACGAATTGATCCAATGAAACAGCGAATGCAAACAAGGCTGCTGCAATGATTCCCGGCATCAACCAGGGCACTGTAACCCAAAGGGTAGTTTGCCAGTAACTGGCACCAAGAGATCTAGCGGCATCCTCGAGAGTGGAGTCAAAAGATTTCAACCTCGCCGAAACGACAATGACGACATAGGGCAACGAAAGAGCCACATGTCCCAGTACCATCGCATGAAGTCCACGTCCTATCCCCACCCAGAAGAAAAAGACGAGCATCGCCGTCCCGATGATTAACCAGGGAATTGTGATCGGTGGGAAAATCAGGATTTGCAGCAAACGCTTCCCTCTAAAATCATACCTATAGAAAGCAAGGGCAACCGCAGTCCCCATCAAGGTCGATAGGCACGTACTCAGAAAAGCGACCGCTAAGCTGTTTACAGTCGCTGAATGAAGTTTACTGTTATTTGCTAGCGCTTCGTACCATCTAATACTCCATTCAATCGGAAGTCGATACAGCTGGGATTCGTTGAATGATAAGGCAACCATCACCAAAATTGGGACATACAAAAAGAGCACAATGCAAATCAGGTATGTCCTACCGATCCATTTGAGAAAGTTCATTTGAAGTGACGCACTAGAGGCGAGAAACCCAAAAGGATCAGCAGCACGAGTCCCATCATGATGAAGGACAAGGCTGCGCCGAGGGGCCAATTGAAAACTGCAGTGAACTGATCCTCGATAATAGTTCCAATGAAGGTCCCGTTTCGCCCACCCAGTAGTCGAGGTTCCATGAATGAACCGATCACAGGAATGAAAATCAAAACCGAACCTGCAACGATACCTGGCAACGCTAGAGGAACGATCAGCCGAAAGAATATGGTCAATTTCCCTGCACCCAGTGATCGAGCTGCTTCCAGCAGCTGGTTGTCGATGGCATCAATCGAAATGTAGCAGGTGAGAATCATGTAAGGCAGGTAGGAATGAACCAGACCCAGAAGAATTGCTGGATAGGTAAACATCAGACCAAGTGGGCCTGTCCCAGGCAAGAACCAATTGATGGAGTACTCCAAAATTCCGTTCCCTCGAAGAACCATCGTCCATGAGAAGATGCGGACCAGGGCGTTTGACCAGAAAGGTAAGATGATTAGCAGGAAAAGTGCTTCTTTGGTCCGTCCTCGAATGGATTTAGCAAGAGCCAAAGCGCAGGGGAAACCGAGCAGCAGGCAAAAGGCGGTGACCTCCGCTCCAAGTTTGAAAGAGCGGAGCATCAATTCGCTGTAGAAAGCTTTCTCAAAAAATGTTCCGTAGTTTTCTAGTGTCCACGATACTTCTCGATTGCCGATTGGCACATCACTGAGAAAGCTGTAGTAAAGCATCGCCGAGAGTGGTAACAGAATGGTCAGCGTCAGCCAGAGGTAGGCCGGGCTGATTAGACTGAGAACTGCTTCTCGTTGCTTCATCAGTTCAGTAGGAATTCAACTTAATTCTAGCTTTGAAAACAGGAATTTAATTTTGAAAATAAGCTTTTGTTTCCTGCCAAAGTTCTACAATTTCTTCCCGCAGGGCGTCTTCCATTGGGCCCATGAACTGAACCTTGGCAACTTTCTTTGAATCACTAAAGGCTGTTCGGTTGAAGGCTTCTGCTGGAAGCATCGAAACCGCTTTGGCATTGGCTGAAGTTGGCGCTCCCACTTCTGTATCCCACCTTACGTAAAAGTCGGGATCAATCATGAAGTTGATGAAGGCCTTTGCCTCATTACGGTTCGGGGCATTCGTTGGAATGGATAGTCCGTCCAACCAACCAATCGCTCC
Coding sequences within:
- a CDS encoding cysteine hydrolase, which gives rise to MPETHPLVFGLLDDQALHICIDMQRIFLEPGPWFAEAGRDLLPMIDQLVHARNLPTFFTRFITPSTAMEASGRWQTYYEFWHQVTKEEAGEELLALHPTLQKFANSENTFDKTTYDAFASVSFRSNIESAKPSALVFSGIEKDVCVLTTVLTAVDLGFRTIIAKDAVTSSDLNSHNACFEFLFPRYSQQIEIATVAEILSARGEL
- a CDS encoding trehalase family glycosidase, which codes for MTPNRWWTWNSERPAELINLATGLQITPVLYAASKERISLLNPGPEVTFSRRPIGDELIQFTTEVAGTILQWHYELRDGDCIIQWQVLQYGEWGLRFWVNLCLTGTRDLNFVYDRQTGQISGAATDRSFSLTSEKKPLLVTQHPDLGGLNQEYEEFGYFYLASRAESGSFLALRFNLEETPTMTIRGSIGNDPMKLVPQEFPKPETEPREQAWEAVHDVIAWNHVWDAVNQRPYTALSRFWNKKKFGGFGVWLNDILYNAWMWGFFDVERSLENVDAVFAHQTEAGNFPCLVTGNDAWLDRTQPPIAAFVVWSLYEKTGRKDILERYATGLLRNLDWWWSKRQLGDTGLLCFGTSLEAGDGLYKGTKLAAKDESTMDNSPLHDPVPFDEVSGLLLAADVGVNSMAALDGELLEGIFNELGELDVAEQLRERTVTHKQRIAEWLWDESRGVFANRMINGDFVSTLAPTSFFPMAVGIGSMDQAQRIVHGYLNNPSKFGGEFGLPSVTRDDPAYSDNVYWRGRIWAPLNFWVWQGLKRKGFFNEAAQLAEQSWRLFKMNWEQRLCGENFNAETGEVLDQPDTDGFYSWGALLAMMKALEN
- the iolD gene encoding 3D-(3,5/4)-trihydroxycyclohexane-1,2-dione acylhydrolase (decyclizing); this encodes MNFYPSERKERLTLSQAIVKYLQAQYSEYDGVEQRFIQGIWGIFGHGNVSGLSQALVEYGQELPYHKPCNEQSMVHASTGFTRAKRRKATMACTTSIGPGATNMITGAATATICRIPVLLLPSDYYASRYGGTVLQDIDHLSSEDMSVTDTFRVVSRFFDRITRPEQILISLPEAMRIMTNPAETGAVTISLPQDIQGYAYDYPTRFFEKRIWRIERSFPNPARIVEATELLKCAKKPYIIAGGGIHYSEAWNELASLAEKFGIPVGETHAGRGAIQSDSELLLGGTGHLGTPGAGRIAEEADVVLCVGTRLHDFVTGSNSAFQNPDVKFISVNVNDRDAYKLGALPIVADAKLALSALLEAGIEVGIQPQKDWVNKVRFEKNSWENIKRTEVFIQHAEEMISQGHLIGILNDEMDKGDVLVAAAGTIPADLTKLFDVKGGKVLHLEFGNSCMGYDIPAAIGVRLAGAEKEVYVLMGDGNYQMHPMELVTAMQERTKITILLNVNYGYQSIHGHQKALVGHSLGNEFKIRDQASGLLDEGQFIEVDYAKNAESVGLKTWVANTEQEIRSALQAAKHQKNSCLIVVPTEKYRSPPGPEVWWEVVGAEVTNDPKTKALVEAREAGRIKQRFYY
- a CDS encoding ABC transporter permease, which encodes MKQREAVLSLISPAYLWLTLTILLPLSAMLYYSFLSDVPIGNREVSWTLENYGTFFEKAFYSELMLRSFKLGAEVTAFCLLLGFPCALALAKSIRGRTKEALFLLIILPFWSNALVRIFSWTMVLRGNGILEYSINWFLPGTGPLGLMFTYPAILLGLVHSYLPYMILTCYISIDAIDNQLLEAARSLGAGKLTIFFRLIVPLALPGIVAGSVLIFIPVIGSFMEPRLLGGRNGTFIGTIIEDQFTAVFNWPLGAALSFIMMGLVLLILLGFSPLVRHFK
- a CDS encoding ABC transporter ATP-binding protein, which codes for MASVNVQNLSKNFGITVALDRVSYDFEDGKFFALLGPSGSGKTTLLRMIAGFESPDRGSIQIDGKVVDHIPVERRDIGMVFQNYALFPNMDVQANVGFGLRVRGISTSEMRLLVGEALELVRLSGFDNRRPDQLSGGQRQRVALARAIVTKPRVLLLDEPLSALDRNLRLEMEIELKRIQRDVRITTIFVTHDQEEALTMSDQIGILNEGQLVQHGSPVDIYENPQSVFVARFLGEANLLKGQADGSRVNLNVGGTVQTRSKPASPQVICSIRPEKISIHKEQDIPPSSSNHIAGQVNEHIFNGTSLNYLVQCGDQVVRVFVQNLSGELISPNTQVHLRFRPEDTLVFPDA
- a CDS encoding ABC transporter permease, whose translation is MNFLKWIGRTYLICIVLFLYVPILVMVALSFNESQLYRLPIEWSIRWYEALANNSKLHSATVNSLAVAFLSTCLSTLMGTAVALAFYRYDFRGKRLLQILIFPPITIPWLIIGTAMLVFFFWVGIGRGLHAMVLGHVALSLPYVVIVVSARLKSFDSTLEDAARSLGASYWQTTLWVTVPWLMPGIIAAALFAFAVSLDQFVISYFLAAPGVTTLPVEIYTAIRKGFTPEINAISTLVILLSMLLLVGVSRLYRFGGRD